Genomic DNA from Pseudomonadales bacterium:
ACGTTCATCCATATCGTATGCGCTCATGATGATCTCCGAGAATATAATCGATTAAATTCCACTCGCTGAGTGAATGGGGTGAGAGCTTTAGCTAGAACTAAAACTTTAGCTAAAACTAGCGCTAAAATAAGAACTAGAAAACTGAATAAATGCTGGCCCCAAGGGCCAAATACGGTAGGGCTAAGACTAAGGCATGACTGTTGCAACATGATCACTAGTTGCGGGTCGTCCCGTGTAATATTGACTGACTGGGTCGTCCCAGCCAGGGGTGAATAAACGTAGTGTGAATAAATCAGCTGTAGATGCATTAGCTGTGAATAACAAAAGACTCATTCCAGCACCTCAATATCGTCGCCTTTGGCGGTCAATTTAATCATCGAGACGCCGTCGTCGTCCTGCGCGTTTGGCGGATGAATTAACTGCTCTAAATGCTGTTTCAGCGCTAAAAACTCGGGACTTAAATATTGGCTATGTTGCCGCGGTCTGGGCACGGCAACCTCAATCAATTCCTGTGTTTCACCGGGGTGTGCTTTTAATACTAAAATGCGATCGGCTAAAAAAATCGCCTCGTCCAAATCATGGGTGATAAACACAATGCTGATGTCGATGTTTTTCCAAATCTCTAACAGATTGCTTTGCATTTTGGCGCGGGTCTGCGCATCCAGGGCAGCAAAGGGTTCGTCCATCAGCAGTAACTGTGGCTGACTGGCCAAGGCTCGTGCAATCGCTACACGCTGTTGCATGCCGCCAGATAATTGATGCGGGTAGCTATTAGCAAACTTAGCTAAACCCACCATCTCAACCCATTGCATGGCCTCGGCCCGCGCGCTGCGTTTTGATTGGCCCTGCATGCGCAAACCAAACATCACATTTTCACAAACGCTAAGCCAGGGGAATAAAGTATAGCCTTGAAACACCATACCGCGATCGGGCCCAGGTTCGGTTTTGACTTGCCCCGATAATAACACTTGCCCAGTGGTTGGTGTCTCAAGACCTGCCAGAATACGAATCAAGGTCGATTTGCCGCAGCCAGAAGGGCCAACAATGCATAAAAACTCGCGCCGATAGGCCGATAGTTGAATGCCTTTTAAGGCTTCTACCGTGCCATTATGGCTGCTAAAGGTTTTGCCAATATCTTTCAGCTCAAGCATTACCTCGCGCTGCTTCAGTTGCTCAAAGCGCGCTTTGACTGAGTCGGATTGGGTTTTGTAATAAGGTAAATCCAGCTGCATTAGGCCTCCGTCTGACTGCGTTGCCAGGGGAACAAGCGCTTGGCCAATAAGGCCAGCAGCATATCGCTGAACAGGCCAATAAGACCAATCATAATGATGGCGGCATAAACATTATCAAAGTTTTTATAACGCGCTTGCTGGGTAATAAACCAGGTTATGCCCGAAGACGTGCCAATCAGCTCAGCAACGATCAAATAGGTCCAGGCCCAGCCCAGCAAAATGCGCAGGTCTTTGTACAAGTCGGTGATAATGCCAGGAATAATCACTTTAAATAATAACTGCAAACGTTTCGCACCTAGGGTGAGTGCTGCTTCAACTAAAGCCGGGTCTAATTTGCGGGTGGTGTTGGCGACCACCAAAACTTGTTGAAAAAACGTACCAATAAAAATAATGGCAATCTTAGGGCCATCGTGAATGCCCAAAATAGCCACTGCCAGAGCGCCAAACGCAGGTGCCGGCAGATAGCGAAAAAATTCAATAAAAGGCTCGCTCAATTTCGAGATTAATAAATAGCTGCCGCATAATATCCCCAGTGGCACACCCACCAGAGACGATAGAAAAAATCCCCAAAAAATGATTTGTATGCTGTGCCATAAGCTTTGATGCAGCCATTGCTCACTGCGACGTTTGGGTTCGGTGGTAAAGGCCTTATAAAAGGCGCTGGCTACCTGATGCGGAGCAGGCAGATATACTGGGTTAGCGCGATAGCCCTGCGGCGCGACCAGATTGGCGTTTTGCGCTTGTTCTAGCTCTTTATTAAATACGGCGCGATCAACCAGCATGCCGGTCTGAAACCAACTAACACTGCCGGGATCGGTAATCGATACCTTGGGATGCCATAGAAAAGGCAAGTAGCTAAAGGCTGACCATATCAGCAGCGGTAATAAAAATGAGCAAGCCGTCACCGCCAAGCGTTGACGCGAGGTTAAGGTATTACTGCTTACCACGGGACGGTTACTCATGCGTTGCTCTAGCGACTAACGTTAAGGAAATAAATCGTATTTGTCGTTAGAGTTCTTCAGTTAGTGATGAATCAATATAATCGACCGCTTTCTGTGAGTCTTTGTAAACCTCATACTTCACATTAAACGCATCGGCAACTTCGGTTGAACCATAAAGAGAGCCGAATCCATCAGCCGCAACAAATGCAGCTTTAGCTTCTGAAAGGCTAAGAATTTTAGTGCCAGAAATAATCGGTGCATATTCCTCTGCGCTTAAACCTACTCGCGCAGCCATAATGCTAATGGCGTCAGCGCTGGTTTTTGGGTCGCTAATATAGTCGACCGTTTTATACCAAACTTTCACCACTTTCATCCAGTCAGCACGACGCGCTGCCAAAGAACTAGGGCTAACCGCTAACACATCATAGATTAATCCAGGGGCATCGGCTGAAGAATAGATAGCAGTTGAGCCAGGCACCTGCTTCAAGGCTTGACCAGAGTTTGGCTGCCAAGCAACAATTGCGGCAACGTCACCGGAGGCCAACACTTGCGGTGTCTCGTTAGTTGGAACATTGACCAATTCAACATCGGCTTCTGTTAAGCCTGCTTTTTCTAATGCTTCCAACAGCATTAAGTGACCGACAAAGCCAATTTCAACGCCGACTTTTTTACCTTTTAAATCGGCAACCGATGCGATGCCAGGCTTGGCAACAATCATGTCATTGCCATTTGAGAAATCGTTGATAATGACCATGATACCTTTGCCACCGGTGGCGCCAGTAACCAATGTATCACCGTTAGTCATGGGAACGGCGTCCAATTTGCCAGCGGCAAAGGCATCCATAGAGGCGACGTAATCGAACCATTCAAATTCGACATCAACACCTGCTTCTTTAAACCAGCCTTTTTCAATCGCGACTTCCCAAGCAACCCAGCCAGGCCAGTCAGAATAACCAATTTTAAGGGGTTCGGCTGCATGCGCAGCAAGAGAGAGATTGCTGGCCAAAATTAACACAGCTAAATTTTGGAACAACGTTTTAAATGAAAACATAATGACCTCCAAAGTAGGATTAGGTTAACGTGAGAGCATTCATCGGCAAAAAGGCGATGCGTCTCCCGGGCTTTTATCCCTCCGTGTAACCTTAAAGAAGGTCGACCACTCTCGGACCAGACACTTTTATAGATCTAAAAGTCGGAACCCTAGTGATACTATTGTCGTTATGTAGTTTAGCCGTTAGGCCAAATGATTGCTCTCACAATCAGTGCAGATGTTTCAATAAACGTGCCAATCATAGATTTAGACGTATTTTATGGCTTTTTCATCTTTTACTCAGCTATAAGAC
This window encodes:
- a CDS encoding ABC transporter ATP-binding protein — its product is MQLDLPYYKTQSDSVKARFEQLKQREVMLELKDIGKTFSSHNGTVEALKGIQLSAYRREFLCIVGPSGCGKSTLIRILAGLETPTTGQVLLSGQVKTEPGPDRGMVFQGYTLFPWLSVCENVMFGLRMQGQSKRSARAEAMQWVEMVGLAKFANSYPHQLSGGMQQRVAIARALASQPQLLLMDEPFAALDAQTRAKMQSNLLEIWKNIDISIVFITHDLDEAIFLADRILVLKAHPGETQELIEVAVPRPRQHSQYLSPEFLALKQHLEQLIHPPNAQDDDGVSMIKLTAKGDDIEVLE
- a CDS encoding ABC transporter permease; the encoded protein is MSNRPVVSSNTLTSRQRLAVTACSFLLPLLIWSAFSYLPFLWHPKVSITDPGSVSWFQTGMLVDRAVFNKELEQAQNANLVAPQGYRANPVYLPAPHQVASAFYKAFTTEPKRRSEQWLHQSLWHSIQIIFWGFFLSSLVGVPLGILCGSYLLISKLSEPFIEFFRYLPAPAFGALAVAILGIHDGPKIAIIFIGTFFQQVLVVANTTRKLDPALVEAALTLGAKRLQLLFKVIIPGIITDLYKDLRILLGWAWTYLIVAELIGTSSGITWFITQQARYKNFDNVYAAIIMIGLIGLFSDMLLALLAKRLFPWQRSQTEA
- a CDS encoding ABC transporter substrate-binding protein, which encodes MFSFKTLFQNLAVLILASNLSLAAHAAEPLKIGYSDWPGWVAWEVAIEKGWFKEAGVDVEFEWFDYVASMDAFAAGKLDAVPMTNGDTLVTGATGGKGIMVIINDFSNGNDMIVAKPGIASVADLKGKKVGVEIGFVGHLMLLEALEKAGLTEADVELVNVPTNETPQVLASGDVAAIVAWQPNSGQALKQVPGSTAIYSSADAPGLIYDVLAVSPSSLAARRADWMKVVKVWYKTVDYISDPKTSADAISIMAARVGLSAEEYAPIISGTKILSLSEAKAAFVAADGFGSLYGSTEVADAFNVKYEVYKDSQKAVDYIDSSLTEEL